The genome window CTGATGGTGAGGCAGATGTCGATGAGCCACGGAGGAATGGGGATGATAATCATCGCCAACACGCACACCACAAGGGCGGCGATGATCATGTCGCTGTATCGGCCGACGAGTTCGTTGATATTCCCAAATTTTAATTTCATAAGATATTGAATTTATTAGCCTTTAACTTGGTTAGAATAACAGAATGGATAGAATCGGGCAAGCGGCATCATTACATATTATCGGCAGGAAAGCGATGAAAGTTGCTTACTCCGAGGTTCTTGAGCTTGAGCTGTAATTGTACACTTCGTAGCCTAAACTGTCCGACGAAGGGGGCACACTCCATTCTTCAAATGCAAGCCGGAGGATATTTTGGAATACAAGAAGGATTAAAATAATCCTTGCCCATGTGTCATTATGTTGATACAAGTAGGTATTAAGTGATCCTGGATATCCGCTTCTTTCAGACGGCCCGTGGTGACGAACCTGTAAAGGATTACATCCGGACCCTCCCCGCGAAGGAACGGGCAAGGATCGAAGGGTGTCTTTACACCCTTGGAATCACGGGAAGGCTCGATATGCCCCATGGGAGAAAGCTCGCGGGCTACAAGGGTCTCTACGAGGTTCGCTCCGGCAGACACCGGATTCTTTACGGGATTCACGACGACGAGGCGATCATGTCCACCGCTTTTGTGAAGAAGTCCCAGGAGACCCCCAGGGCGGAGATCGAGGTCGCTCTCAGACGGCTCGCCAATTACGTAAGCCAAGGAGGATAAATGAAGAAACACAATCCCCATCGCGGTTCCAGTTTTTCGGAGTTCTTGAAGGAGGAATTGAAGGACCCGGGATTCCGAAGGGAATTTGAACGGGCGACGGCGGAGATCCTGATTGGTCAGACGGTTCGTCGCATCGCAAAGGAAAAAGGCCTGAGCATTCGCAAACTCGCAACAAGGATGAAAACCAGCATCTCCCAGGTTCGGAGGCTCATGACCGATGCGAACGTGACGGTCGAGGCCCTTGCTCGGTTCGCCGCCGCGACCGGCAAGAGGCTTTCCATTCAGTTAAGGTGACATGTCTTCGAGGATGGTCAGCGGAAATCGCATCCGACTACCTGAAATTCTTTGGAGCGGGCGATGGGAATCGAACCCACACACTCAGCTTGGGAAGCTGATATGCTACCACTACATCACGCCCGCCTAAGAAAAACAAATTCCAAATCTCAATCCGCCTAAGGCGGACCAAATTCCAACGCGGTACTCTTCATCATATAACAAAGTACCCTTACTTCAAGTATTTCTGG of Deltaproteobacteria bacterium contains these proteins:
- a CDS encoding type II toxin-antitoxin system RelE/ParE family toxin → MILDIRFFQTARGDEPVKDYIRTLPAKERARIEGCLYTLGITGRLDMPHGRKLAGYKGLYEVRSGRHRILYGIHDDEAIMSTAFVKKSQETPRAEIEVALRRLANYVSQGG
- a CDS encoding helix-turn-helix transcriptional regulator, translating into MKKHNPHRGSSFSEFLKEELKDPGFRREFERATAEILIGQTVRRIAKEKGLSIRKLATRMKTSISQVRRLMTDANVTVEALARFAAATGKRLSIQLR